The DNA region CGGGGGCCGGGAGCGGCATCGGGTGCGGGACGGGGCCGAGGTAGCCGGCCGCGACCCAGCCCTGTCCGGTGCCGAACTGGGCGGCTGCCGCGGCTGCCGCGGCTGCCGTCGCGGTGGCGGGCTGGGTGGCTACGGGCACCGGTACGGCGGCGCCGTGGCTGAAGCCCTGGCCGGGGTTGTGGCCCGGGTGGTGGCCGCTTCCGTCGCCGGTGGGGGCGGCGGTGAGGCCGGCACCCGGATGGTTGGTGTGGCTGCCGGGACCGCCGTGGGTGTGGTGGCCGACCTGCCCCGTCTGTCCGGTGTGCCCCGTGTGTCCGGTGTGGGTGTGGTGACCGGTGGGGTCGTGCGGGGCGGACTGGCCGTGCTGTCCGGCGCCCCCCGACCCGCCCTGCTGGCTCGGCATGAACTGCGGGATGCCGATGGCCTGACCCGCGTACGTGTGGAAGGCCTGCTGCTGCGGCGGGTAGGGACGCGGCTCCGCGAGGACCGGATAGCCGTCACGGACGGCGAAGCCCGCGAACTTCAGGTTCTCCTCGCCGGAGCGGTCGCCCGGCAGCGCGCGGAAGAGGCGCCGGTACTCGGAGTACAGCTCGTCGTAGATCGGCGTCGTCGAGTGCGGGTGCTCTGCGTCGTACGACGGGCGCATGCCCGGGATCGCGCGGGAGGCGGTGGCGGACCGCCGGTGGGCTGCGGGGACGTCGTAGCTGTACACGCAGGGCCCAACGAGCGAGGACGGCGGGGGATGCGGGGTCCGGCGGTGCGGCCGGAAGGTGTCCTATGCCGATCGGGAGGGCGCGAGCAGGCCCGGCGGGCGCGGGGCGCGGGGCCGGGCGCGGAGGCGGGCGCGGGGTGGTCCGGCGCCCTGTCGGAGCTCTGTCCGCGCTGGGCTGGACGGGTGCCGGACGGGTGTGGGGCGCGGGGTCGGCGTCAGGTGCGTGCCGCTGCGGGGTGGCGCGCAGGTAAGGCGTACGCGCCCGGCGGGCGTGGTGTGCTGCGCGCGGGTGCGGTGCGCGGCGGCGGGCCACGCCGCCGGGCGGTGGTGCCGTACGGGTCCTGGGTCCTGCATGGCGCCTGCGCGCCGTGCCCTGCCGGGGGGCGTGGGCGTGCACGTGGGCGTGGGAGTGGGCGCGGACGTGTCGCCGGGAGCCCGGGGGCGGTGAGGGGGTGGGCGGCGTGGGGGCGGGCGGGGACGGGGACCGGGGCTGGGCGGTTGGCCCGGGTGCTGCTCCCGCCCCCGTCCGTCCCTGCCCCTTCCTGCCCCTTCCTGTCCGGGCCTTGATCTCCCGTTCGTTCCGGATCAGGTCCCGGCGAGGGGCAGGGAGGCGGCGACCACCTGGCCGAGGGAGACCGCGCGCTCCAGAGCCTGGCGCAGCAGGTCCTCGCGCGGCTGGCGTCCGACGGTCCCGGCGGGGACGGCGTACATGGTGACCTCGCCCAGCTGGTTGGCGGCGAACCGCCAGGCGTCGGTCACCTGGAGCGGCTGGTGGGCCTGCCACCAGCCGGTGCTCCCGCCGGTGGCGGAGGGTTGGAGGACGGCGTGCAGCTTGCCCATCGCGACCAGCACCGACCAGCCGGGCAGCTGGTCCGGCGTCTTGTCGAGGTCGGTGACCGGCTGGAATCCGGCGTCCTGGAGGAGGTCCAGGAACTCGTCCTCGCCGGTGACGTTGCCCGGCCGGCCGACCGGGCCGGTCGGCTCGACGACCAGCGAGGCGTGGCCGGCGTCGCCGTGCAGGACCAGTCCGCAGGTGATGCCGAGGATGGCGGCCTGGCCGGGGGCGGTCGGCTGTCCGGATGCCGCGGGCCGACCGGACTCGGGGGAGGGGGAGGGGGCCGGGACCGGCTGCTGGGGCCGGGAGGCGGTGCCGGGGGGCACGTCGCCCTGGGCCTGGCTGATGCTGCGGACGGCGCCGACCAGCTGCTCCTCGGAGACCGGGACCACCTGGGAGGGGATGCAGCGGGCGTGGGCGAAGGCGAGCACTGCGGTCTCCTCGCCGACGAACAGCACGGTGCTGGTGGGCTCCTGGAGCGTGTCGCCGGGCGTGCGGCAGGAGGTGCACTCGTAGCTGTCGGGCGCGTGGGCGCCGCCGAGCAGGCGGTCGGCCTCGTCGTCGCCGATCTCGGACCGGACCTCGTCGCTGACGTCGAGCATGCGCGGCACTTGTTCTCCTTGGTGAGGTGTCGGGGCCTGGGGCGGTGGTGGGGGTGAAGCGGGCGTTGGGGGCGAGGTGGAGCGGGTGTCGGGGCGGGGCGTCGGGGCGTCGGGGCGGTGCCGGCGGTGTCGTCGTCGGGGGTGCCGTCGAGGGTCTGGTCGGCGGCCTGGCGGGGCCGAACCGAGGGGGTCGGGTGGTCGGGTCTGTTCGAGCCCGGGCAGGGGTCGGCCCCGGCCGCCCTTACCAACGGGCCCCTGTGGCAGGGGTCACGGGTGGGGGGTGCGGGTGACGGGAATTGCCCGTGATTCGATCGCGGAGCGTGTCGTCATGCTCGCAATCTGTCGATCTCGGTGGCGCGCCTGCCGGAATGAAACCGTGAGGTGGGTCACGGGCCGTCGATGTTTGATCTAGGAAATGACGGTTAAAACGGACAATTTGGACAGGATTACTTGGTCGTTACCGGCGGTAATGCCCGGCTGAGCTGGGGAGACCCCCGAGCGTTTGGTCCCCCGGCGGCCGACTCGTAGCTTCATTGGCGGTGCAACGAGCACCACCCGGGTTCACCCCCGACGCACAGCCCGCCGGTTCAACCGGTGCGGGCCGTGCCCGCCGATGCGACCGCTCGAACAGGTCGCCGGTGCGTGGGCGGTGGCCGGGGCGGCGCGGTACGTCCGACACGTACCCGGCCGCCCGACGGACGCGGCGAGCGAATCCCAACCCCTTCGAGGGCTTGGTTCCGCATGCCCGCCCGGGGCTGTCGAGAGGAACCTCATGACCTTCCGTAACGAGACCGCCGCTGCCACCACCTCCACCGTCACCAAGCGCAACCGCGTTCGGATGGCTGTCGTGGCGGGCGCCGCTGTCGCGGCCCTGCCGGTGGCCGGCCTCGTCACGGCCAACTCGGCCTCCGCCGCCTCGGTCTCCACCTGGGACGCTGTCGCCCAGTGCGAGAGCGGCGGCAACTGGGCCATCAACACCGGCAACGGTTTCTACGGCGGTCTGCAGTTCACCTCCAGCACCTGGGCCGCCTTCGGTGGCACCGCCTACGCCTCGCAGGCCAACCTGGCCACCAAGGCGCAGCAGATCGCCGTCGCCGAGAAGGTCCTCGCCTCGCAGGGCCCGGGCGCCTGGCCCGTCTGCTCCGTCAAGGCCGGTCTGACCAAGGGCGGCGCCCCGGCTGCCGTCGACACCTCCGCGGGTGCGACCACCGCCCCCGCCGCGAAGCCGGCCGCCCCGGCCGCCACCGCGACCCCGAAGCCGGCTGCGCCGAAGGCCACCGAGGCCCCGAAGACCGCCGCTCCGAAGGCCGCTGTCGCCCCGAAGGCCGCCGAGGCGCCCAAGGCTGCCGAGGCCCCCAAGGCCGCCGCCGCGCCGAAGGCCGACAAGGCCGACAACGCTGCGAAGTCCGGCAAGTCCTGGACCTCGAACGACGCCAAGCAGGTCAACGGCGGCAACTACACCGTCCAGGCCGGCGACACCCTGAGCAGCATCGCCGCGGCCAAGGGCATCGACTGGCACGCGCTGTACGACAACAACGCCAAGGTCATCGGCGGCAACCCGAACCTGATCTTCCCGGGCCAGACCCTGACCGTCTGATCTGCCTGGTCCGTCCGGTGCGTCCGATCTGACGATCCGCTGGTCGGGTGACCGGTGATCCGTCGATCCGCCGGATCCCTGATCCGCCCCCGCACCGCGGGCCCCTCGCCGGGGCCCGCGGTGCGGGACCACAGGCCGCTTCCCCGCCCGCTGCGCGGGGGAGCGGCCGTCGGCGTTCCGCGGTGGCGCCGGTACTGGCGGTGGTGACGGTGGCGGCGACGGTGTGCTGCCGGTGGCGGAGTCAGCCCGTGGGGCGGGCACCCGGACGGCGGTACCGATCCGCCGCGCACCCCGGTCGTCGGCCTAGGGTCGGCTGTTGTGGCGTCAGATCCGTCGTGCCCTTGGCGGCCGTGACAGCCGTGGCGTCCGCGGTGTTCGCGGTGTTGGCGGGACACGTGGCCATCGAGGTGTTCGAGGCGTTCGCGGGGGTGATCGGGTGGCCGACAGGGAACGCGGACCGGCCGGGGCCGCCCCGCAGCCCGTCCGGCGAACCGCCGTCCGCGGTGCCGTCCTGGCCTCCACCGTCCTCTTCTCCGCCGCCGCCGCCGTCTGTCTGGCGGGCGCAGCGCCCGGGATGCCGACGGGCCGCGCCCGGGCCGCGGTCACGGTGGCGGACATGATCTGGGACGACCTCGCCGCCTGCGAGAGCGGGGGCGACTGGCAGGCCGACACCGGCAACGGGTACTTCGGCGGACTGCAGATCCGGCCGCCGACCTGGGAGGAGGCCGGCGGTCTGAGGTTCGCCGACCGGCCGGACCGCGCGACCCGGCGCCAGCAGACCACCGTCGGCGAGGAGATCCTGCGCCGGCAGGGCTGGGAGGCCTGGCCGGGCTGCGCGCGGGAGATCGGGATGATCGTCGACCCGGTGGAGTGAGCGGTCGCGGCGGCGTGCGGTGCCCGCTGTCGGAGGGGTGGGCGAGGATGGGGGAGTGACCCAGGGCGAGTTGTTCGGCGGCCTCTTCGACCCCTCCGCCGGGCGCGGGCGGTCCGAGCCGGCGCCCGGTGCCGTGCTGCTCCCCGGCTGGCTCGACGCGGAGGCGCAGCTGGGGCTGGTCGCCGACTGCCGCGACTGGTCCCGTCCGCCGGCCGGTCTGCACACCGTCCGGATGCCCAGCGGAGGGGTGATGTCCGTCCGGATGGTCGGCCTCGGCCTGCACTGGTACCCGTACGGCTACTCGCGGACCGCCGAGGACGGCACGCCCGTCAAGCCGTTCCCGTCCGACCTCGGCCGGCTGGCGCGCCGGGCGGTCGCCGACGCGTACGGCGACGCCGTCCCGGACATCCCCGGTGCGGCCGGGTACGAGCCGGACATCGCGATCGTCAACCACTACCCGCACGGTGCGCGGATGGGCCTGCACCAGGACCGCGACGAGCGGACGGACGCGCCGGTCGTCTCGCTCTCGCTGGGCGACACCTGCGTCTTCCGGCTCGGCAACACCGAGACCCGGACCAAGCCGTGGACCGACCTGGAGCTGCACAGCGGCGACCTGCTGGTCTTCGGCGGACCGGCCCGGTTCGCGTACCACGGCGTGGTGCGGACGCTGCCGGGGACGGCGGACCCGGCGCTGGGCCTGACCGGGCGGCTGAACATCACCGTGCGGCAGTCGGGGCTGTAGCCGGTCGGGGTCCGGCGGGTCGGTCGGGCGGGTCGGTCGGGCGGGCGGGCGGCGGCTTGGGTCCTGCTCCTGGTCGGTGAACGGCTCCGGTCCTGGTCGGGGGTCCGACGGCCGTCAGCCGACCGATACTGTTCGACCTCGTTCGAGTGAATCGACGAGGCCGGCCCTGGTGTGGGGAATGTCCCGGCTCGCTGAAGAATTCGATTGAGCTGGAGAATTCGAGAGAACGGGTTCCGACAGCCGGGCGGAAGACCTCCGGCCGGGTCGGCGGCCCGGAGAGGACGTGTCCCATGGGTACCCCCGTCGACGAACTCGTCGCGCTGCTGGATCTTGAGCAGATCGAGCTGAACATCTTCCGCGGGCGCAGCCCCGAGGAGGCGCTCCAGCGGACGTTCGGCGGCCAGGTCGCCGGGCAGGCGCTGGTCGCGGCGGGGCGCACCGTGGACGGCGACCGGCCGGTCCACTCGCTGCACGCGTACTTCCTGCGCCCCGGGGTGCCCGGGGTGCCGATCGTCTACCAGGTCGACCGGCTCCGGGACGGCCGCTCGTTCACCACCCGACGGGTGCTCGCCATCCAGGGCGGCCGGTCGATCTTCGCGCTGACCGCGGACTTCCACACCCCGGAGCCGGAGAGCATCGAGCACCAGTACCCGATGCCCGCCGTCCCGGCCCCCGAGGACCTGCCCAGCGCGCTCGACGAGGTCGGCTCCCGGCTGGGCGAACTGCCCCCGTTCATCAGCCGCCGCCAGCCCTTCGACATCCGGTACGTCGACCGGCTCCGCTGGACGACCGAGGAGCTGGCCGGCGTCGAGGCCCGCAGCGGCGTCTGGCTGCGCACCAACGGCGCCCTGCCCGACGATCCGCTGATCCACGTCTGCGCGCTCACCTACGCCAGCGACATGACGCTGCTGGACGCGGTCCGCGCCCCCGTCGAGCCGCTGTGGGGCACCCGGCACTTCGACATGGCCTCGCTCGACCACGCGATGTGGTTCCACCGGCCGTTCCGGACCGACGACTGGCTGCTCTACCAGCAGGAGTCCCCGATAGCCCACGGTGCCCGCGGACTCGCGCGCGGGCAGATCTACGACCGCAGCGGTCAGCTGGTGGTGTCGGTGGTCCAGGAGGGCCTGTTCCGGCGCATCAAGGACTGACTCGTCCCGGGACCGCCCCGTTCGGGACCGGCCCGGCAGGTGCCGGTGTGGCGGGGGACCGATACGGCCGGGACGGATGTGACGGGCGTGCGACGGGCACGCTACGGGCGTGCCAAGCCCTCCGGCAGCGGGAATGATCCACCCGGGTGCCGGATGTTGAGGGGGGTAACGGAGAACGGACGGCCCGCCCGGCGGGCCCTGGACCGGAGTGGGAGGGCGCGCCGATGACGGCGACAGCCGCGGAGGACTGGAAGCACTGGAGCGATCGGCGGGCTGCGTCCGTGAGCGCACCGCACGGGCAGCTGGCGCTCACCGGAACGCACTGGCTTGAACGGGAGCCCGCGGGGATCCCCGGCCTGCCGGGACTCTGGTGGACGGACGCCGAGGGCATCCGGGTCCGGGCGGCGGCGGCCGACGGCATCACCGTCGCGGGCGCCGCGACCCCCGTCGACGGGGAGGCACTGCTCCGCCCGGACACCGATCCGGCGGCGGACACCGCCACCCTGGGTGACCTGCTCCTGGTGCCGATCGAGCGCGAGGGCGAGCTGGCGCTGCGGGTCTTCGACCCCGCCGCACCGCGGCGGACGGCCTTCGCCGGCATCTCCGCGTACTCCTACGCGCCGGAGTGGGCCGTCCCGGCGGTCTTCACCGCGTTCGAGGAGGACGCCGCGCAGGCGGTGCTGGTCCCGAACGCCGACGGCAAGGAGCGCCCGCTGGCCGTGACGGGCCGGATCGAGTTCACCGTCGCGGGCGAGCACCGCACGCTGACGGTGAGCCGGTCGGGCAACGGGCTGAGCGGCGTCATCGCCGACGCGACCAGTGGCCGGGACACCTACCGGTTCCGGTTCATCACCCTCCCCGAGCCCGACGCGGACGGTCACACGGTGCTGGACCTGAACCGCGCCTACCTGCCGCCGTGCGCCTTCGCGGACCACTTCATCTGCCCCTTCCCGCCGCCCGGCAACCGCCTGGACTTCGCGGTCGAGGCCGGGGAGAAGCAGGTCCTCACCCGGTAGTCGCAGCCGGCCGCGCCTTCCCGCGCTCCCCGCCCCCGTTCCCGTCCGGCCTCCACGTCGGTC from Kitasatospora sp. NBC_00458 includes:
- a CDS encoding LysM peptidoglycan-binding domain-containing protein → MTFRNETAAATTSTVTKRNRVRMAVVAGAAVAALPVAGLVTANSASAASVSTWDAVAQCESGGNWAINTGNGFYGGLQFTSSTWAAFGGTAYASQANLATKAQQIAVAEKVLASQGPGAWPVCSVKAGLTKGGAPAAVDTSAGATTAPAAKPAAPAATATPKPAAPKATEAPKTAAPKAAVAPKAAEAPKAAEAPKAAAAPKADKADNAAKSGKSWTSNDAKQVNGGNYTVQAGDTLSSIAAAKGIDWHALYDNNAKVIGGNPNLIFPGQTLTV
- a CDS encoding transglycosylase family protein, with protein sequence MADRERGPAGAAPQPVRRTAVRGAVLASTVLFSAAAAVCLAGAAPGMPTGRARAAVTVADMIWDDLAACESGGDWQADTGNGYFGGLQIRPPTWEEAGGLRFADRPDRATRRQQTTVGEEILRRQGWEAWPGCAREIGMIVDPVE
- a CDS encoding alpha-ketoglutarate-dependent dioxygenase AlkB family protein, with protein sequence MTQGELFGGLFDPSAGRGRSEPAPGAVLLPGWLDAEAQLGLVADCRDWSRPPAGLHTVRMPSGGVMSVRMVGLGLHWYPYGYSRTAEDGTPVKPFPSDLGRLARRAVADAYGDAVPDIPGAAGYEPDIAIVNHYPHGARMGLHQDRDERTDAPVVSLSLGDTCVFRLGNTETRTKPWTDLELHSGDLLVFGGPARFAYHGVVRTLPGTADPALGLTGRLNITVRQSGL
- a CDS encoding acyl-CoA thioesterase, yielding MGTPVDELVALLDLEQIELNIFRGRSPEEALQRTFGGQVAGQALVAAGRTVDGDRPVHSLHAYFLRPGVPGVPIVYQVDRLRDGRSFTTRRVLAIQGGRSIFALTADFHTPEPESIEHQYPMPAVPAPEDLPSALDEVGSRLGELPPFISRRQPFDIRYVDRLRWTTEELAGVEARSGVWLRTNGALPDDPLIHVCALTYASDMTLLDAVRAPVEPLWGTRHFDMASLDHAMWFHRPFRTDDWLLYQQESPIAHGARGLARGQIYDRSGQLVVSVVQEGLFRRIKD
- a CDS encoding DUF1684 domain-containing protein, yielding MTATAAEDWKHWSDRRAASVSAPHGQLALTGTHWLEREPAGIPGLPGLWWTDAEGIRVRAAAADGITVAGAATPVDGEALLRPDTDPAADTATLGDLLLVPIEREGELALRVFDPAAPRRTAFAGISAYSYAPEWAVPAVFTAFEEDAAQAVLVPNADGKERPLAVTGRIEFTVAGEHRTLTVSRSGNGLSGVIADATSGRDTYRFRFITLPEPDADGHTVLDLNRAYLPPCAFADHFICPFPPPGNRLDFAVEAGEKQVLTR